A genomic region of Amphiura filiformis chromosome 6, Afil_fr2py, whole genome shotgun sequence contains the following coding sequences:
- the LOC140155511 gene encoding AH receptor-interacting protein-like, whose product MDFPEGEPESGLGTSLGRGIVKRVIYPGKGELPLFEDGTKVIFHYKTSKLDEAETVLEDSRTLGKKKSMELLIGKQFKLEVWEDCLKTMRRDEVAEFTVDKMHLVSYAPVAQKLRDFALDKSGQSQGSHCCGMAQMSEAGLGYPDLDEFMKNPEPLRFTFQILSINSPGQYKKDAWAMNDEEKRAILPILKEEGNKLYQEKEYEKAAEKYAEALGCLENLVLHEKPNSSEYIELDNLRIPFLLNYAQCKLLLGEYYQAIEHCSSVIEKDDSLVKAYFRRGKAHVACWNLDEARKDFKKAKS is encoded by the exons ATGGATTTCCCTGAAGGTGAACCAGAAAGCGGCCTTGGTACTAGCCTTGGACGTGGGATAGTCAAACGAGTTATATATCCCGGGAAAGGAGAACTTCCACTATTTGAAGATGGCACCAAG GTCATCTTTCATTACAAGACAAGTAAACTTGATGAAGCAGAAACAGTGTTGGAGGATTCAAGGACACTGGGGAAGAAGAAATCCATGGAACTCTTAATagggaaacagttcaaattgGAAGTCTGGGAAGACTGCTTGAAAACCATGAGAAGAGACGAAGTAGCAGAATTTACGGTGGATAAAATG CATCTGGTCTCATATGCACCTGTTGCACAAAAATTACGAGACTTTGCGCTGGACAAATCCGGACAGAGCCAAGGATCGCATTGCTGTGGCATGGCCCAGATGTCTGAAGCCGGGCTAGGCTACCCGGACCTTGACGAATTCATGAAAAACCCGGAGCCACTCCGGTTTACCTTTCAGATTCTATCCATCAACAGTCCCGGACAGTATAAAAAAGATGCATGGGCCATGAACGACGAGGAGAAGCGAGCTATACTACCCATATTAAAAGAGGAAGGAAATAAACTGTATCAAGAAAAAGAGTACGAGAAAGCTGCGGAGAAGTACGCTGAAGCACTTGGGTGCTTAGAAAACTTGGTGCTGCATGAAAAACCAAACTCGTCCGAGTATATTGAATTAGACAATTTGAGGATCCCGTTTTTGTTGAACTATGCTCAGTGTAAACTGCTTTTGGGAGAATATTACCAAGCGATTGAACACTGCTCTTCAGTAATAGAGAAGGACGATT CTTTAGTGAAAGCCTACTTTAGGAGGGGCAAAGCACATGTCGCTTGTTGGAATCTGGATGAGGCGAGGAAAGATTTCAAGAAAGCCAAGAGTTAG
- the LOC140155512 gene encoding elongation factor Tu-like: MATMITARLCNVNLGVRSCLSKVLSETSRQRRCFPHQQRLLRTAAPLSAADPTKKAVYARTKPHVNVGTIGHVDHGKTTLTAAITKILAAAGAAKFCRYDEIDNAPQEKARGITINSAHIEYETESRHYGHTDCPGHADYIKNMITGAAQMEGAILVVAATDGQMPQTREHLILARQIGMKKIVVFINKADLVDDEVLELVEMEMREILYEYGFDGDNTPVIIGSALHALEDTKPEIGEAKVRELLTAVDTWIPQPVRELERPFMLPIEHVYQIPGRGVVCTGRVERGQIKKGDNIDILGYGAKFGKTVVTGVEMFHKTLESGEAGDQLGALLRGLKREELRRGMVLAAPGSYSANNHCKAQVYMLKKEEGGRQKPCTNRFCPVMFTYTADTSVKVELPEGKEFILPGEDATITLKSLKSVIMEKGQRFTLREGRATIGTGVITEILPDYAGDWDKD, from the exons ATGGCCACCATGATCACTGCGAGGTTGTGTAACGTGAACTTAG GTGTTCGCAGCTGTCTGTCAAAAGTTTTAAGCGAAACATCAAGACAAAGG CGATGCTTTCCACATCAGCAGAGGTTACTAAGAACCGCTGCACCACTTAGCGCAGCAGACCCGACCAAAAAGGCAGTGTACGCAAGAACTAAACCCCATGTGAATGTTGGGACCATTGGCCATGTTGACCATGGCAAAACTACACTGACAGCAGCTATCACAAAAA TTTTGGCGGCAGCAGGAGCAGCCAAATTCTGCAGATATGATGAAATAGACAATGCACCGCAGGAGAAGGCCAGGGGGATTACTATCAATTCAGCACATATAGAATATGAAACAGAGAGTAGACATTATGGCCATACAGATTGTCCTGGGCACGCTGATTACATTAAG AACATGATTACAGGTGCCGCACAGATGGAGGGCGCTATACTTGTTGTAGCAGCTACTGACGGTCAGATGCCTCAAACAAGGGAACATCTTATACTTGCAAGACAG ATTGGAATGAAGAAGATAGTTGTGTTTATCAACAAGGCCGATTTGGTTGACGATGAGGTGTTAGAGCTGGTCGAGATGGAGATGCGGGAGATTCTGTACGAGTATGGATTTGACGGAGACAACACACCGGTTATCATTGGGTCTGCGCTCCATGCTCTGGAG GATACCAAACCCGAAATAGGTGAAGCCAAGGTGCGAGAACTCCTCACAGCGGTTGATACATGGATCCCTCAGCCAGTTAGAGAGTTGGAAAGACCCTTTATGCTACCAATAGAACATGTCTATCAAATTCCAG GTCGCGGTGTGGTCTGCACAGGAAGAGTGGAGCGTGGACAAATCAAGAAAGGCGACAATATAGATATCTTGGGATACGGTGCAAAGTTTGGGAAAACAGTGGTAACAG GTGTTGAAATGTTTCATAAAACCCTGGAGAGCGGGGAAGCTGGGGATCAACTGGGGGCGCTACTTAGAGGCTTGAAGCGTGAAGAATTGCGGCGTGGCATGGTCTTAGCTGCACCGGGGTCATACTCTGCTAATAATCATTGTAAAGCACAG GTTTATATGTTGAAAAAGGAGGAAGGCGGAAGACAGAAGCCATGCACCAACAGATTCTGTCCCGTCATGTTTACGTACACAGCGGATACATCAGTCAAGGTCGAATTACCAGAAGGAAAGGAATTTATTTTGCCAG GCGAGGATGCCACAATTACATTGAAATCACTCAAATCAGTCATCATGGAGAAAGGTCAAAGGTTTACGCTGCGTGAAGGACGTGCCACTATCGGCACAGGGGTGATAACAGAAATACTGCCTGATTATGCTGGTGATTGGGACAAAGATTAA